The segment CTGGGGCTGATGGACGGCGAGGCTGTCGACGTGACCAACCTCCAGCGGCAGATCATCCACCAGACGCCGGACGTGGGCACGAGCAAGGTCGCCTCGGCTGCCGCCAAGATCGCCGCGCTGAACCCGCACGTGACCGTGCGGGCGTACGAACACCCGGCGCGGCTCAAGGACGTGCTGGAGGTATTCGGCGGGTACGACTTCATCATTGACGGCACGGACAACTTCGCCGCCAAGTTCCTGATCAACGACGCGTGCTTTTTTACCGGCAAGCCCTACAGCCACGCCGGCGTGCTGCGGTTCGCCGGGTTGACGATGACGATCATCCCCGGTCGCACCGCGTGCCTGCGCTGCGTGTACGGCGGCCCGCCGCCGGCGCAGGCGTGTCCATCCTGCTCGCACGCGGGGATTCTCGGCGTGGTGCCGGGCATCGTCGGGACGATCCAGGCCGCCGAGGCCCTCAAGTACATCCTGGGCCTGGAAGGCCTGCTGACCGACCGCATCCTCTCCTGCGACGTGCTGGGCATGCGCTTCAGCGACCTGGCCGTCGGCCGCAATGAAAGCTGTGCCCTGTGCGGGAAGAATCCGAGCATCAAGTCGATTGAAGACGCGGTGCGGGGTGACGGCACCGCGTGCGTACGTTAGCGGCGGGGCTTGCCCCGCGAAGCCCCGCCGCTAACGGGAGGACTACGCGGTTGCCTTCAGTGCCTGATCCAAATCCGCAATGAGGTCGGCGGCGTCTTCCATACCGGTTGAAATGCGCACGTAGCCTTCGTTGATCCCGCGACGGTCTTCGGTCCAGTGGGGGAGCACCAGCGTTTCCACGTCGCCCAACGAGACCCAGGGCTTGCAGAGCTTCAGGGCGGCGCTGAAGGCCTGATAGCGCGGCGAGCCGCCTTTGAGGATGAAGCCCACCATGCCGCCGAAGGCGTCCTTGAGATACTTCCTTGCGGTCGCATGGCCGGGGTCGCTGGCCAGGCCGACGTATCTTGTCTCGGTCACCTGCGGGTGCGTGGAGAGGAAGCGGGCGATCTTCATCGCCGTTTCGCTGCAGCGGGCGATGCGCATCGGCAGCGTCGCGATGCCGCGCAGTATCAGGAACGCGTTGAACGGGCTGATCACGCCGCCGTAGATGTTGCGGGCGCGGTAGATTTCTTTGTAGGTCTCTTCACTGCGGCTGGTCGCTACGCCGCCCATGGCGTCGCCGTGGCCGCAGAGGAATTTGGTGGCCGTGTGAATCACCACGTCGGCCCCCAGGTCCAGCGGGCGCAGCAGCACGGGTGTGAGGTAGGAGTTATCGACGATGGCCAGCGCCCCAGCCGCGTGCGCGGCGTCGATGAGAACCTTGGGGTCGAGCATATCCAGGCTGGCGTTGGTCAGCGGTTCGAAGTAGACCATGCGGGTGGGTTTTTGCAGGGCGCGATCGACGGCCGCCATGTCGCGCAGGTCGATCTGCTCGACTGTAATGCCGCGACGCTCGGCCTCGACGTTCATCCAGCGATCCGTCCAGGAATACACGCAGCGGTGCGTGACGATGCGGTCGCCGACCTTCAGCAGGCCCAGCAGCGTCTGCGTGACGGCCGCCATGCCACAGGCGGTGGCGACGCACCGCCCGCCGCCTTCGAGGGCAGCGACGGCGGCCTCGAGGGCCTCGATCGAGGGGTTCTGGTGCCGAGTGTACCCGTGCTTACCCGTGGAGGCCATGTGGATGGGCGTGGAGGAATAATCCGGATTCCGCCCGGCGTGAACCGCCTGCGTTTCCATCGCCCACTGTCGCATAAGCTCGTCGTTCATTGTATTTCGTCAGGGAAACAACCGCGTCGAGCAAGCTCGACCGCTAACATCTACAGACCAACGCTGTGCTGCTATTCCTGACTGCTCTCGAGCACGGCCATGAACGCCTTTTGCGGGATCTCGACGTTGCCGACCATCTTCATGCGTTTCTTGCCGGCCTTTTGCTTTTCGAGCAGTTTGCGTTTTCGCGTCACGTCGCCGCCGTAGCACTTGGCGGTGACGTTCTTACCGACGGACTTGATCGTCTCGCGGGCGATCACGCGGGCGCCGATCGCGGCCTGCAGCGGGATCTCGAACAGGTGCCGCGCGATCTCCTTGCGCAGGCGCTGGATGAGCCGGCGGCCGCGGGCCTCGGCCTTGTCGCGGTGTACGATGCACGAGAGGGCGTCGACCTTCTGGCTGTTGACCAGGATGTCGAGCTTGACGAGGTTGTCGGCCTTGAAGCCGATCACTTCGTAGTCCATCGTGCCGTAGCCGCGCGAGGCGCTTTTGAGCTTATCGTAGAAATCGTAAATGATCTCCGACAGCGGGAACTCGTAGCTGAGGATCACGCGGTCGGCCCGGAGGTACTCGGTCTTGAGGTATGTCGCCCGGCGTTCCTCGGCGAGTTTCATCACGTTGCCGATCGAGTCGGCGGGCATGATGAGGTTGACCTTGACGATCGGCTCGCGGATCTCCTCGACGTAGTTGGGGTCGGGCAGCTCGCCGGCCGAGTCGACCTCGATCACCTCGCCGTCCTTCTTGAGCACCTGGTAGGGCACGGTGGGGGCGGTCTGCACCACCTCGATATTGTGCTCGCGCTCGAGGCGCTCCTGCACGATCTCCATGTGCAGCAGGCCCAGGAACCCGCAGCGAAAGCCAAAACCCAGCGCCTCGGAGTTGATCGGCGCGAACGTCAGAGAGCCGTCGTTGAGCTGCAACTTCTCCAGCGCGTCGCGCAGTTCGGGGAACTGCGTGCTGGGCCCGGGGTAGAAGTCCGAGAACACCATCTGCTGCGGCGGGCGGTAACCCGGCAGGGCGTGCTCGGCAGGGCGGGCTGTCAGCGTGATCGTGTCGCCGACGTGGACGGACGAGACGGTGCGGATATTGGCCACCACAAAGCCGGTCTCGCCCGCGCCCAGTGACTGCACGGCCACGGCCTGGGGACGGAGCTTGCCCATTTCCGTGATCTGGTAGCTCTCGCCGGTGCCCATCATGGTGATCTTGTCGCCGATCTTGAGTTGGCCATCGAAGATCCGCACGTAGACCACGACGCCGCGGTATTCGTTGAAGGTGCTGTCGAAGATCAGGGCCTTGGTCGGGCCGTCTGGGTCGCCATTGGGCGGCGGGAGCTGCTCGACGATCGCCTGGAGCATCTCCTCGATGCCCGCCCCGGTCTTGGCCGAGGTGAAGATGCAGTCCTCAGCCGGCTGGGCCAGCAGGTGCTCGATCTCCATGGCCGTGTCTTCCGGCCGCGCGGCGGGCAGGTCGATCTTGTTCACCACCGGGACGAGCTTAAGGTTGGTCCGCTGGGCCAGCATCGTGTTGGCCACGGTCTGGGCCTCGACTCCCTGTCCGGCGTCGACCACCAGCAGCGCGCCCTCGCAGGCCGTCAGCGAACGGCTGACTTCGTAATGGAAGTCCACATGCCCGGGCGTGTCGATCATGTTGAGCATGTACTTCTGGCCATTGTATTCGTAGTCGATCGTGACGGCCGAAGCCTTGATCGTGATGCCGCGCTCGCGTTCGAGGTCCATGTCATCAAGAATCTGCTCGTGGAACTCGCGCTGCGTGATGGCTCCGGCGCGCAGCAGCATCCGGTCGGCGAGCGAGCTCTTGCCGTGGTCAATGTGGGCAATGATGCTGAAGTTGCGAATGTACTGCTGATCCATTTCGTCAATTCTACCTTAACAACAGGGATCAGTAACCAGTAATCGGTAATCAGTCGGGTGGCATGGCGACAGGCTCTGTTTCATGCCGGTTGCCATGAACGAACAACTGACCCCAGGTTGCCTCTTACCGATTACATTTCACTGATTACTGTCTTACTGATTACTGTTTCACCGGCGTTATTCCGAAGGCGTACCATCCGCCGCCGAGACGCAGGGCGATGCGGCCGCCTTCGTCGGTGGCGCCCAGCACGCCCTCGACGCCGGGCACGAAGGCGCCGTCCTTATAAACCACCTTGCTGCTCTCGGTGATCTGGAAGTCCTCGTTCAGCTTGGGCACGCTGAATGTCCCGTGCGTGCCGGCGGGAATCTCGATGTTATGGTAGCGGCTGGTGCCCCACTTGAACCACTCGCTGCCGATGCGGCCATGCACGGTCTGCATCGTGGCGCGGACATTGTCGAGGCCCTCGGGCATCAGCGGCTCGATCCGCACGTCGGTAAACGCGCGTGGATGGTACGTCGGCCCATAATACGACGGGGCCTTGATCCCGGCCAGGTCGTTGTAGAAGAACTGGTCGATCGTCGCCCACATGATCATGCTCTCGACGTTGCCGCACTGGGCGCTGAGGCTCCAGCTTTCCCAGATCGTCGTGGCGCCGTTGGCCACCATGTACCCCCAGCCGGGGTACGTCTTGTCGTTGAGGACCTTGTAGAGCAGTTCGCCCTGTCCGGCGGCAGTCAGCGTGTCGATCAGGCACGTCGTGCCGGTGTTGCCGGCGTGGAGGTGCCCGCCGTGCCTGGCGATGTTGGCTACGATGGCGTCGATCACGCTCTGCCGCGCCCCTTGAGGCACGATATCCAGCACCAGCGCGAATGCGTTGGC is part of the Planctomycetaceae bacterium genome and harbors:
- a CDS encoding ThiF family adenylyltransferase, whose translation is MELTGEQLERYSRQIALDSVGVAGQRKLSDAKVLLVGVGGLGSPAALYLAAAGVGTLGLMDGEAVDVTNLQRQIIHQTPDVGTSKVASAAAKIAALNPHVTVRAYEHPARLKDVLEVFGGYDFIIDGTDNFAAKFLINDACFFTGKPYSHAGVLRFAGLTMTIIPGRTACLRCVYGGPPPAQACPSCSHAGILGVVPGIVGTIQAAEALKYILGLEGLLTDRILSCDVLGMRFSDLAVGRNESCALCGKNPSIKSIEDAVRGDGTACVR
- a CDS encoding PLP-dependent transferase translates to MNDELMRQWAMETQAVHAGRNPDYSSTPIHMASTGKHGYTRHQNPSIEALEAAVAALEGGGRCVATACGMAAVTQTLLGLLKVGDRIVTHRCVYSWTDRWMNVEAERRGITVEQIDLRDMAAVDRALQKPTRMVYFEPLTNASLDMLDPKVLIDAAHAAGALAIVDNSYLTPVLLRPLDLGADVVIHTATKFLCGHGDAMGGVATSRSEETYKEIYRARNIYGGVISPFNAFLILRGIATLPMRIARCSETAMKIARFLSTHPQVTETRYVGLASDPGHATARKYLKDAFGGMVGFILKGGSPRYQAFSAALKLCKPWVSLGDVETLVLPHWTEDRRGINEGYVRISTGMEDAADLIADLDQALKATA
- the lepA gene encoding translation elongation factor 4, which translates into the protein MDQQYIRNFSIIAHIDHGKSSLADRMLLRAGAITQREFHEQILDDMDLERERGITIKASAVTIDYEYNGQKYMLNMIDTPGHVDFHYEVSRSLTACEGALLVVDAGQGVEAQTVANTMLAQRTNLKLVPVVNKIDLPAARPEDTAMEIEHLLAQPAEDCIFTSAKTGAGIEEMLQAIVEQLPPPNGDPDGPTKALIFDSTFNEYRGVVVYVRIFDGQLKIGDKITMMGTGESYQITEMGKLRPQAVAVQSLGAGETGFVVANIRTVSSVHVGDTITLTARPAEHALPGYRPPQQMVFSDFYPGPSTQFPELRDALEKLQLNDGSLTFAPINSEALGFGFRCGFLGLLHMEIVQERLEREHNIEVVQTAPTVPYQVLKKDGEVIEVDSAGELPDPNYVEEIREPIVKVNLIMPADSIGNVMKLAEERRATYLKTEYLRADRVILSYEFPLSEIIYDFYDKLKSASRGYGTMDYEVIGFKADNLVKLDILVNSQKVDALSCIVHRDKAEARGRRLIQRLRKEIARHLFEIPLQAAIGARVIARETIKSVGKNVTAKCYGGDVTRKRKLLEKQKAGKKRMKMVGNVEIPQKAFMAVLESSQE